ttaaagataaatttgtttggcttacatttttttctaaatttattatattaaatattaacataattttagaatataatatgaatatatacagatatttgATGTTGACAATTAGAGAACTGAAATAGAGgttatgttatgtaaaataaaatgaaagaataGGAGTTTAACCGAAAtgcttgaaattaaatatacgcgttaaatacataaaaaataagtttcaaaATGTTTAGACACTTCATTAAAGCTTTGTTACCTTTTAGGAACCAATTGGTAAGACTTTtacttaatttgtaataattttgaacaatACAGAtcccaaattttatatttattaaaataatattgattgaaTGTGTAAgaatgtatgaaataatttttaaagtacccttttatttaatttgttataattttttaagaaaaaaattatcctccaagttataataatcatttaatttccAGAGCCGCACTGTCGGTGGTAATGGAAGCGcatttcaacaaaattgtCTGTCGAAAGAAGAGAAATTAACGGAAGCTCTCAAGAAATCATTGCCCGGTATCACATACATCAGCGTAGAGGACATCTCTGGTGGCTGTGGTGCTATGTATGaagtaaatatgttaatacaaTCTAACAATGCTTTCTACTgtcatcaaataataaagtttggAACAAGTACCTGCTGAAAATTACtactttgatttaatttctattacaGATAAGTATTGAAGCTAAAGAATTTGTAGGGTTATCAACTGTTAAACAACACAGACTGGTTACTGAATCCCTTAAGAGTGACATAGCAGAGATGCACGGCATCAGGATTCACACCACTCCTGCCAAGGGAGACAACTAGACCATGAAGGAATTGACATTTAGAAcaatttcatacaataaagTACAACAAATAAAGATCCCTGTTTCTGGGATCtacaacattttttgttttataatgttttaagtagttattaaaaatattttttctgtgatTCTTATTAAAAGTCCATGAAGCATTAGGTTTGTGTTTCTTCCTTTGAATATTCCAAAGTGAGTTTTTGAGTTtgcatgaaatattattacttgaataaatgtatcaagtagtataaaattgatatttttattcaataacccTTCTTAGCAAAATAaaggtataatattttaagctttGGAATCCAACATATAAGTATACCTACCATGTAGGCATCATAGAAAATCGAAAACAATATGCTACAGTTTATTTCTCCTGTCACAAGCTTGTTATTTCTCTTGTGCAGTATGGCTGGCTTATAATcaacaacattaatatattttttgtctattatTCTTTTAGTATACTAGTTTTTTCCATGAGCCTCTTCCACTTTAAGCCACGAATGACTAACTACTTATTTTTAGCTTTTCGTTAGCAGAAAAGtatcttttaaactttttttttacttttcaatatGGAGAGacaaaagaaacattttgtaaagtaagttataaaagattatGAGCTTGCCTCTCATATAACCTATTGGTACCTAGGTGAAGGCACTATCTATAAATCCTACTCTATAATCTATAGGATTGAAGACACGCAATTTGTATTATGCATCTTTTACGGAAGTTTTTTAGGACCGTCCAAAATTGGTTTAAGAAATtaagagtttaaaaaattaaattgaaagatGAAGGCTGCGAGAGGCTCCCACTAACGACGAATACGGTAAATATCAAGACTTGCTAAACATCCGCGATACAGTGCGAGTGAGATGAGTGCCACCTGCAAAACAACATACGTaaacatttaatgaaaatgagaTGTGTAGAATACTATACATTTTGGGTTTCTTCTTATTAAAGGGGATAAGATTGCTAAACCGTGTTTTTACGTCTGTCTTTGAGTGCGATTTGCCTCTTCAGCGACACgaaagaatttatttcttcaaGACCTTAGAAGACCAATGTTCAGACcataatttaagttaagttTCGCCTTGACTATAGCTCTTAGCCCTGATGGCTTTGACAGCGTCACTGTGAGGTGATAGTTTAAGTTAGGGCTTATTAAGGAGCATTGAAGAAAGCTACAATCTACTTACTCGGAACTTATTAGTACAAGTTTAACGTTCACATTgcctaatataatattaactattgattttaatacataaaaataagagAACACTTTTGCAAAGAAAATGGCAGTGGCATGTTGCAAATCAAGGTTATATTCAAAAACCTTAGCAGCTGTTTCACATTCATCGTCCTTGATCCTCCTTACCACAATTTATCTTTTACTCATATTTGCTAGACAAACTTGGCCATGGAAGAAAACTAATTGGCAAAGGCACTTTCTGAAGGTGCATCTGATGCAATTAGTAATACATAGTGCGTACCttcctatattaaaaagaaggCAAAAAAGTACCTATTTATAAACGACAACAGACACTCGGCGTTTAAAAAATGGTGATGTTGTAGGGTGTTTTAGGGCAGGACGTCATATAGAGGGTGAAGAAGTTTAGGGCAGTTGAGAAAAAGCTAGGAGACAGTTCCTTCATCGAGATTACATTTGCAATTGGGTTTCTGGAACTAATGTTGTGTAGATGAGATGGAATACACGAATGACCACGAGTCACGACATCAGCGGCAAAgagatgatataaataattcttcgAACGGTAGATTTTCTAGAATAAAAACATGGGCGTATTGAAGtacaatttaatgttaacataaatatttatttcggtAATTCAACAGCGCTTATCataatgacattataaatataactaaataatactaaGACCAATACAGGATAATACAGTTACAGTAAaagtagaaatataaaagtaacttaagaattaattaatcataaattacaatactAATTAGCAAGACTGTTCGTTGTTGTGTGCGGATGTGCGAATGTGTTTGCGTgagcgtgtgtgtgtgtgtgtctgtgtgtatgcatttgtatttttttataataaattaacatgtaGCGTTTTTAAAGCCTTTTCTAAATTCTGGtttcttcatattaaatatgtctAAGTGAGAAAATAAGTCGTTGTAGATAGTAGCTAAACGATATACTAAGCAGTAGCTTTCATATTTTGTGCCCATCGGCagtgtattaaataatgcTGTTCGACAAGTACGTCGATTTGGTATACGAAATTATAACAAGGTTATCAGATCGTTGCAGTTTATTTCATTAGACAAAAGTGAATAAGTATCATTATATCATAGGGCTTACAACGTGTCTCTAATGATGGCAAGCCTCAGTATAGATAGCCAATCCaactgtatgttttttttttcatttttttctaCTCAAATGTTTGTAGTGCGATCTGCTGCTAACAAGCTGCGAACTTATGCAAAGTATAATTCACGTTTTATGTATCTCAATTGTCTAAAAGCTTTGTCAGTTGTGATTTTATCTGCTCATTCTTTAGTAATTTCGAATGAAACTGAACCCCAAGTTCCAAGATCGCGTACATAATAGTTTTTAGgaatttcaatgttatttattttgtatgcatATGTTTTTTGTACATCTGCAAAATTGAGAAATCGGGATTGCTGTACAGAGGTGTATATatcataaacatatacattatatacgaGTGGACGTAGTATTGAACCTTGGCGCATGCCAGAGCcagaaagaaagaaagaaaatttttctaCAGAAACGAAATTACTGCATGCACCTCCAAAACCACCGCTTGCCTTCGTTTTGTAACATAGCAACGAAACCATCTATGGATGTGACCACGTATGCGAAGTCAATATAAATTGCGTCAACTTAATGCTTTTCATCCATAtccaaacataattaatttgtaaataccGACAGATTTGTTGACGTTGAACGTATGTTAACGAAACTAAGTGGGTCAAGCTGAatagatttatgaataaaaggTGCACTTTGATTGATTACTGCTTTTCTAAGATTTTGCTTATAGTGTTATAGATAGATATAagtgtttaattttgtatattttttaaatccctCTTTAACCCTCCTTCCACTTGGAAAGTAAGGAAGCTAACTCGCTAAgagatttatgaaatataattattaatggttCAACTAAGCTTTCGGCGCAGCGTATATAGAATATGGGAGGAACTTTATCACTTAGACAACCTTTTGAGGGATCCATATTCTTATCTTAAAATAGAATCTTTTGGGTTTGTAATGTTAGCAATATGTTCTTCAGATTCAGGTACGGAGAAGTTGTAACTCCCTTGCTCGTTCACTTCCGCCGAAACATAGAAGAGAATTCGAACGTTATCTATGCCAAATTTGTTTACTaacttatcaaaatataatatttaaaatggacTCTCGGGGTATTTCCAAACACAAAGTCCAACATAACCTAACATTCCATGTGTTTCCGcaacaatattttagatatgtcTTTCAAATGTAAGCCCCTCATcaggatttaattaaaacctcatttttaatcttaaattaatagaacGATACCCAACCTCAGATATTGATTCGTATTTGCCTATTATAGGTCggaaacaaaaacattcaGTCCTTTACATTATACAAACATGACACACGATGCACACTAAAAACGTTATGAATGTCTCCGAGAGACATTTCGTTTGTCATTTACATTTCGTAACTaggtatattatttctaaacgAAAATCTTCGATATAAATTATGTCAATTACTGTCTTGACGTCTCTTAAGCCTATCTGTCATTCTTTCAAACAGTTCAACATGGCACTCAATTTGTCTGTAAAGATTCATcctgttgttttatttcaaattgtgGATGCCTACGAGCGTCGAAATGCAGACTCCCACCGCGTTATCGGCACTTTACTTGGTAACAGTCCGTCTTGGGTTTAAAATATCGTTTCggttacaaataatttcaatccTAACATCGACGTCACAATTCCAACCCATTATTGCATTTATTCTCATTTGTTAAGTTTCTATAATagcaattataaaactatgtgatcaatttaatgaaatatgctGTTCTTAATGGTGTTCCATCGTTTGTTCTTGGTATCGTTCTTGGTAAGGTTAggttatattgatatttttcggTTTTATAGGCACATCCGACAAAGGTGTTGTAGAAGTCACAAATTGTTTCTGTGTTCCACACAAGGAACATGCCGACCAGGTCGAAGCTGAGCTCAGCTATGCTATGGATGTTTATGAACTCAACCGAAGAGTCAATGCTTCAGAGAACATTGTCGGTAAGTTGTCATTACTAATTTTGTAGTTATGATGCACTGCTGTTTAATCTTTATTACTGTCTactatatgataataaagcAAGAGCCGTTAGCTGTTAGTATAAAAGTAGTGGAAGCCTTAGATCAATTGTAAGCCAAAGGCTTTTTCTTAAAGCTTCCTTAATAAGGACTCTAGAAATCATGCAAGTAGGTTATCAGTTTAATTGCATACTGAGGCATCGAGGTTGTTAGGTCTGAGCTCACATGACAAACCTGTTAGTGCTCGAGTGAATGAGTCATGCTGTCCCTTGTCCATATCTATGACAAGTTGCAAACTTTTACTCTGGGTGCATTAACATTTTTCTGAGGACTTCGACATtgagtgccaaaacaaagttgTGTTTGTTGGACTGCTGGTTATACTCTAATTGGGATTGAATTCATTTTGTCCAAGCTATACCAAAGATACAAGTATTGCATGTTCACTGCAAAATCCCCCCAGTTTGAGAATCCTTCTTTTATACCTCAGTGAAACAACCTTggttataatgagatctaagatttttgcgagtattcatttaaatgaaactagtattattcggatttactatgcGGATTTTGGATTTACTACCGtgcacacctcgtctgcccgtgatcacggttgctgcaaagtaaccgaaacgtcgggattatgtagtttttaaataataaaatccgcgtagtaaatccgaataatactagtttcattttaacctTGGTTATTTCAAGGCTTTAGAAATGGACAAGCAACATTCAATTCTAGAGTATGTTTTGAATGACTCCCTACTTTTCACATTCAAAATGTAGAACATGGCTtggaaaccaaaaaaaaaacaactacaCAACCATTTTGAAGAGCATTCTGAGTGTCAGGGGTCCATCAATGTCGGCTGGTCAGCTTACTTCAGGGGGCCCGCATTTTCGTCGAAcccttattttaaacaaagccaatatttatttcaggaTGGTGGGCGACAGGCAACGAAGTGACAAATCACTCCTCCGTGATTCACGAGTACTACTCCCGTGAATGTCGGGAGCCTGTTCACGTTACGCTGGACACGTCGCTGGCCGGAGCCCGCATGGGTCTACGTGCGTACGTGTGTGTGGCGCTCGGAGTGCCCCGCGGCAAGCAGGGCTGCATGTTCACACCCATCGATGTAGGACTCACCTACTACGAGCCGGAGGTGAGCTTACTGATGGGTGTTCAACCCGGACGACGAAAATGTTACTTGTATTttactgatattaaaattaatagaatataaagtgcattaatgattttttaagaattttaaaataactttaaattgcaATCAAATCTTTCTGAACATGTTGtcttaataaatgatatactATTGTTGTAAACGGCTGTgtaaaatgaaactatgaCCTTGATATTGTtagctattttatattcttggaTAGTGGTTGttacttatttgttataatttttttttttatgaaggaacacttcataattttgtataaaacgtCTACAACTTATTTTGTTGCTAAGTGTGAACGTTATTGACTCGATAAACAATAGTGTAACGTGTCTTAGATCGTGGGGCTCCAGCTGTGTCAGAAGACGATGGGTGGCGGGGGTCGCTCGCGCCAGGTGACGCCGGCCGCTGACCTCGCACAGGTCGCCGACGCGGCCAACAAGCTCGCCGGCCTGCTCGACCAGGTACCGTTCCCCGATAACCTCGTGAGGTCGCGCTTCAATATCTGATTCATTTCCGTGCGAATACCTGACGGTTAAAAAACGTCACTGTCAAGCTGTCGCTCGGTCATTGGCGGCCTCTCACACGGAGAGTCTGTTACAGGTGTTGTCGTACGTAGAGGAGGTGGTGGCAGAGCGCGCGGCGCCCAACAAAGCGGTGGGAAGGGAGCTGCTAGCGCTGGCCGCCTCGCTGCCGGACCTCTCGGCCTCCTCCTTCGCCGACGCTTTCGCCTCCAGCGTCAAGGACCTGCTCATGGTACGActcacatacatacacacacacacacacgcacacgcacacacatcTACAAAAGACATCCCCATATGACATGAGCGGTTGTTGGCGTGTTCCAGGTGGTGACGCTGGCACAACTCATCAAGACGCAGCTGCAGCTCAACGAGAAGCTCACACTACTCACATCTCAGTGACGAGACCGGAgactaacaaaataaattcttatcaaATTCGACACTTTTATTAGTTAAGCGGCTCCCTAACATCCTGCTTCTATTCTGGTcactaactttaaaaaaaattataatgttagttGAATACAAATATGATGCCAGTTTAAACTCGGTTCCGTCTCAGTGCAGGTCTCTACTGAGTACATGTTGAGTGTAAGTCGTCAGGGAGGTGCTGGTGAGGTGGAAGGCAGACAGCTGTCTCCACCCAGCTCAGCGTCCACGGGTGTGGGGTGTATTCAGTATTATTAATAGGAACCAATGTATGAGGACTCATCATTGTTTGCGGACCAATACGTGGCGTTCTCTGGTTGCCAGCTGTTTTCATGAACCTTGCTTTATTCTATGatcagtttttattaaataagaaagtcTTCTTAACACTACAAAGGCGAAATACTCTCACCAAGAACGACGGCTGGGGGTCGAGTGACCCAAAAAGTGTATTTAAGGCGGGACTGTGattcaaacattaattagATTCGTGTTGATATCGTTTTCATAACtacaacgtttttattaatttatttacaattttgacAAAGATATATCTTTGATTGATTGCATTGTCCACATAATGGTTTTTTGCAAATATCACGTTTTATTGGATTCATTATTAcagttagtatttttttttacttctctATACGACGCAGAATATTATCATCCAATAAAAGTTTCCAGGCAGTAATAAACTTATCGTCAATTTTCTTTCTTGCGTACGGAGTCGGAAGAGAGTGTTCAGTCAAAATGTTGTGCTGCGCTCGTCGACCTACTTGACCAAGCTCCGTTCCAGAGTTTTTTCCGCGATCCTCCTCCCGCCGACACCATACTGTTACCATCCGCATCATCCGCAGTTTGCCTTCGTGAATCTCACGCCTTGCCTCCTTCGTCCTCTTCCCCTGAGTGATATTTGACGTTGCACAGCAGCTTAAAAGACaacgaaatatattcaaaagttATCGTAAGATATGTCAAATCATCTACGTCGGTAATTCTCATAATCAATAGAtgcaaatattcttataacaaCCTAGTGGCGTGCGGTCATTTGAGTCTTCGGTGCTTGCAGAACTCTTTTCGGATGGAATTATCTCTTCTTCTGAATCGCATTTACTTTCTACATCTTCACCCACACCGTCTGACCGTCTCACGGCTCCTCAGGCAACGATTGTaacgattataatatttgatggTCGCTCAGCCTAGACATTGTAAAGTAACTAAATGACACTGTTTGCTCCACGAAAGCAGCAGTTGGTGAGATTCTATACAATTAGCTTCACATGTGACAACCTCAGCTGGAAACGGATAATGTAAGTATCATGACCTACCCTCAGAGGGATACtgtttatcttaataattgCCGCTTGGTGTGAGGACCCGGCGCCGTCTGTGTCGGCGGATGTGATGTTTATTTAGTTCAGGGTGAGACTATAGCCATAACATCGACGGCACgttgaaatataaactattccATCAAAGCTCGCGCCGCGCCCACAGTGATAGTTGCGATGTTATCGAACGTGAACGTCAGAATGCGTCGCCGGACCCCTCCCCGTCTTTCCAGTGTTAAAAGGTAATCTTTCGTCTCCGGGCGTCGTTCGTTCCTTCCCATcagtatcaaataaaacttgcTAATATCATACAAGACATTTATTGTATAGTGAACCCACAACAGAATATTGAATCAGAGCTGTGGTCGCTACACACGGTCCCAGCGATCAGTCGAGCGGCAGCAGTCGTCCGCGTGTGTGACACTCCCACAGCCAAGCGGGGTTGGAGGCGGACGACGAGCTGATGGTGTACTGCGGCGCCTCGCTGGCACACTGACGGACAAACACACCGAGTTAGAGACAGGACATTCGAGTATCAGAACTCTCCTAACAACAGCTGCTTTCGGGAATTCATAAGGATGGGCGAGAAACTTAGCTCTCGGAAGACAACTGCTGCGatgttatagaaataatacacAAGGTCACCGACTTCACGGCGAATTCTGTGTTGCCTCGTGCAGGAGCGGGGGCGGCCGCAGATGATAGTATACATTACACCAGACCGACCTGCAGCACCACCCCGCCGTAGGCTGTGATGTACCGCTCCAGGAGCGCGCGCTCACACACCGGCAGCTCCGGGCACAGGGAGAACGTCACTCCCGCCAGGAACGTCGGCAGCGACTGCACACACACGCCCTAATTATAACACACACAGAAACGCACACACGTTTTGAAGGACGCGGCCTAACATTCACCAATacagtatataaaatgtattttatgatttcacCAACAAATTCATATTTCTCCTCCAACTCTGTCCTGCGATCTGCTGAGGTCGTCTCCCGTCTCCGGGACTCTTGTTACACTATATTGAGACCTGACTGTCACTCGACCCCTCACCTTACGGGCGTCTATCTCCTCCCGCCTCTGTTCTCCGTCCTCCTCGTCCGTGTCGCACATCACATCCCGGTCTTCCTCCCCTCCCTCTTCTTCCTCTTCACTGAGTCGTTTTCTCTTTTGTCGTCGCATGACTTGTTCTATTTCGTCGTCCGTGTCATGCTCCGTCTCTGCGGAGTCACCGTTACTACATCGCCCCCTCCCTCCTCCTCCCCCGTCTCCCGTCCTCTCACTGTCCTGGTGGCGCCCCCCCGCCCCTCCCCTCGTGTCGTATGTCGTCTCCTTCAGCCTGGTCCCCGAGCGCAGACAGTCTTCGACCCACTCGGCCTTGACGACGGCCACGCTTCCCCGCACCAGGCGGAGTTTTGGAGTGTTGGGGAAGGCACAGCTAGGGACAGACAAACATGTGTGGTCTTTGTTTAGGGTTCAATTAAATCTAACCAGAGAATGTGTAATCGATACGTTTCCTATACGTCGCTGGAGCCGGTCGTCATTCGAAagctaagtatttttataaatcaattcgAGTACAGAGCGTGTATGTCTGTGTGTTAGTTTCTTATATTACATGAGATGTGTGCAGTCGGCGGTGACGTCGGGCGTGTAGTGCGCACCCATCCGGAGAGCGGCCGCGCGGACCGACGCTCGACGCGGGTTCACGTATCCCGAAATAGAGAACACCACATCCGACAGAAGAGAAGACAGGGGACGGGCCGGAGCCCGGGATGGGGCTGGaagtaatacatatataacaacattattaaataagatgcAAACCTTTTATCTCGTCAAGACAAGTGTTTCTAAGACACaatgaaacaatgaaaaatgACATCAGACACGCACATAGAGATCAATACGTAATACACAGTTATGTTCATGAACCAACGCTGTGTGTAGTAGTGCATCTCATACGACACGCTCCGTACCTTCCTGGGAGTGTTTCCTTTTAGTGGAATTCATTAATGTAGTATGTGTCTGGTCCTGAGTCCGATTGTCTGTATGTTTTGTCTCCTTGTTCTTCTCATCTCCCTTACTTTCTTCTCTCTTACTGCCGGTCTTCTTCTTCTTGGCCTCCTGGTCAGTTTTCTTTTTTCCATCTTCTCTCTGTTTCTCTCTCCCATGTCTTTCTATAACTCTATCTATTTTCTGGTGTGGTTGCTCGTCATCCTCTGTATACATGAGACTCCTCTTTTCTCGAGTGGAATAATTCGAGCTTTGATCAGACGGTCTGTTGCTAGTTTTCGATATTGGCGTCTTTGTTAATCTGGTGGAGGAGTCGCCTATGTTGTTCAGTGCCCGCGACGTCGCTTGTCTGATTTGTGCATCTAGAACAATTAGAAGTTTAGATTATTTGACTTGTAATATGAATTATCCAGATATCAAGTTCAGTTACCAGTACTATTATGTGTTTTCTGGTCTTGTTTGTGTTTATGGAACAGTTCCCCAGGACGGAACTCTTCATCCTCTGAACCAAGCTCCTCGAGGCGGAACGTGCGAGAGATAGACAAGGCTGTGTGACCGGACAGAGTTGGACTTTCCGGTTCAAAGATATGAACAAATGAGATTCCATACTGGAATTAAAATTGagtattaatttcaatgtctTGTTCCATCAAAGTTAGTATGTTTGTCAGTTCACCTTGCAGTGTCTGTTGTAAGGTTGTGAGCAGACTAGTCTCAATCGGTCCCAGCGTCTCTGTCGGACAGATGTCAGTTCATCTCGTGTAAAGCTCTTCACTCTCTCAACTGGTGCTCCGCGAGCCTCTCGTGGAGAACACAGCACACAACTCGGGACTAACACCtacacaaatataatagattatgttacaaaatttcttactattgcatgttttgtttttttgtaaaatcacAATATAGATATTTCTTGCATAAGTCACTTGAGCAACATACCTCAAAGGTTTCATTGGGCTTCTCTGATGATCCTACTAACACCTCTAACATAGACGTGTGGTATGTTCCAATCGTGATCGATTCTATCTGTTGAAACACTAAACATAAGTATGTCATTATatccaaatttttttactacaaatcgaattattaaaaaaataaacattgtaattCATTGTTAGTGattcttaaaactaaattaaaccaacatttttataattctttgaaATGATATCATTTAATACCTGGACAGCCTTAGTCAGCTGTAGAACTACTGAACAAGAGGTCTCCCCCGTCTTACAAAgccatttctttttatttatttcccacgataataaattgtttgccGGATTTTCctgaaaattaaagtttgtaATTGGGTACTTCACTTCTAAAGATAAACAACTGTGAAACATGCCAACTAAatgtagtttaatatttatattcaattgcAGGTTATTTGAAAACGTAGTCAGATAAAGTTCTTACAGGGTCCTCACTGCTCATGCTCACAACGTAATCAATTTTAACTCGAGGCATTTTTTAGtcagattttttttggaatttggATACTAGATGATACTTTTAAaggtcaatttaaatatttagtaaacatCAACGTCAAACTGACAGTAtcataaatgaaaaagttacttcaaattgaataataacGAAGATTTGCAAAAACTGCTCCGTCGTGAAATCTGTCCGCTATCGTTCAAAAtttgttcatattataaaatgtcacacataagaaaattataagaatcacattattaaatttttttgaaatattatgttgtGATTTTTGAATCCAACTAAATTCTATTTGTGTTCTAAGGcaatctttttttcttttataaatataaaaaactcatgcaatatctttttaaagatttaataaatactatctGATCTCAGAGACTTTCAcgagacatatttttttttatttatcttttaaaagaaCTTTTTCGTACTTGGCTGTGAAAGGTGAATATCGTTTTGGATGATAAAAGCGCTTTTTCAGTTATACCCTATTCACTCTTCCCTTAAAAACTTCCAAATTGTGCGCACCAGAAATTACTATCGAAGATAAACTGTTGCGATCCGTTGCTGTGTGCATGAGGAGGGAGGAAGCGGACCGCTTTGTCCGGATACGACAAATTTATACTTAGAAAGATTACTTTTACCACAGTGCCTGTGACAACTCACAACCAAAGGTTTTCTGGTGGTAAAGAGATATTTACgttataatgatatctaaggtgaaaaatatttttttttataacaatgagTCCGTAGtatgtaatttgtaaatatgtatttacatacaaGGAAACGCTGGCGTAaaaattgtgattttattGAATGCTTAAGAAATGAAAGTCAACGAAATAATCGATTATAGTTTATGCAGTACTATAGATTGGTGACTGTGATGTTGATGTGAATATGCAACCTATAGTGGCTTAGAATTTCTATGTCTATCGATAGTtctttgtttgtaaaattttaagcaaaatCATCATAATCAATAACATGAGTAACAGGACGCCAGGTTTTGTGCTTTTGGAATCCATCGAGCGTTTATTTTGCTGGATCTGGACCGTTCAGTCTTAA
The window above is part of the Danaus plexippus chromosome 7, MEX_DaPlex, whole genome shotgun sequence genome. Proteins encoded here:
- the LOC116770598 gene encoding DNA repair protein XRCC1 isoform X2 gives rise to the protein MPRVKIDYVVSMSSEDPENPANNLLSWEINKKKWLCKTGETSCSVVLQLTKAVQIESITIGTYHTSMLEVLVGSSEKPNETFEVLVPSCVLCSPREARGAPVERVKSFTRDELTSVRQRRWDRLRLVCSQPYNRHCKYGISFVHIFEPESPTLSGHTALSISRTFRLEELGSEDEEFRPGELFHKHKQDQKTHNNAQIRQATSRALNNIGDSSTRLTKTPISKTSNRPSDQSSNYSTREKRSLMYTEDDEQPHQKIDRVIERHGREKQREDGKKKTDQEAKKKKTGSKREESKGDEKNKETKHTDNRTQDQTHTTLMNSTKRKHSQEAPSRAPARPLSSLLSDVVFSISGYVNPRRASVRAAALRMGAHYTPDVTADCTHLICAFPNTPKLRLVRGSVAVVKAEWVEDCLRSGTRLKETTYDTRGGAGGRHQDSERTGDGGGGGRGRCSNGDSAETEHDTDDEIEQVMRRQKRKRLSEEEEEGGEEDRDVMCDTDEEDGEQRREEIDARKSLPTFLAGVTFSLCPELPVCERALLERYITAYGGVVLQCASEAPQYTISSSSASNPAWLWECHTRGRLLPLD
- the LOC116770598 gene encoding DNA repair protein XRCC1 isoform X3; this translates as MPRVKIDYVVSMSSEDPENPANNLLSWEINKKKWLCKTGETSCSVVLQLTKAVQIESITIGTYHTSMLEVLVGSSEKPNETFEVLVPSCVLCSPREARGAPVERVKSFTRDELTSVRQRRWDRLRLVCSQPYNRHCKYGISFVHIFEPESPTLSGHTALSISRTFRLEELGSEDEEFRPGELFHKHKQDQKTHNSTDAQIRQATSRALNNIGDSSTRLTKTPISKTSNRPSDQSSNYSTREKRSLMYTEDDEQPHQKIDRVIERHGREKQREDGKKKTDQEAKKKKTGSKREESKGDEKNKETKHTDNRTQDQTHTTLMNSTKRKHSQEAPSRAPARPLSSLLSDVVFSISGYVNPRRASVRAAALRMGAHYTPDVTADCTHLICAFPNTPKLRLVRGSVAVVKAEWVEDCLRSGTRLKETTYDTRGGAGGRHQDSERTGDGGGGGRGRCSNGDSAETEHDTDDEIEQVMRRQKRKRLSEEEEEGGEEDRDVMCDTDEEDGEQRREEIDARKSLPTFLAGVTFSLCPELPVCERALLERYITAYGGVVLQLLCNVKYHSGEEDEGGKA
- the LOC116770598 gene encoding DNA repair protein XRCC1 isoform X5; the encoded protein is MPRVKIDYVVSMSSEDPENPANNLLSWEINKKKWLCKTGETSCSVVLQLTKAVQIESITIGTYHTSMLEVLVGSSEKPNETFEVLVPSCVLCSPREARGAPVERVKSFTRDELTSVRQRRWDRLRLVCSQPYNRHCKYGISFVHIFEPESPTLSGHTALSISRTFRLEELGSEDEEFRPGELFHKHKQDQKTHNSTDAQIRQATSRALNNIGDSSTRLTKTPISKTSNRPSDQSSNYSTREKRSLMYTEDDEQPHQKIDRVIERHGREKQREDGKKKTDQEAKKKKTGSKREESKGDEKNKETKHTDNRTQDQTHTTLMNSTKRKHSQEAPSRAPARPLSSLLSDVVFSISGYVNPRRASVRAAALRMGAHYTPDVTADCTHLICAFPNTPKLRLVRGSVAVVKAEWVEDCLRSGTRLKETTYDTRGGAGGRHQDSERTGDGGGGGRGRCSNGDSAETEHDTDDEIEQVMRRQKRKRLSEEEEEGGEEDRDVMCDTDEEDGEQRREEIDARKLLCNVKYHSGEEDEGGKA
- the LOC116770598 gene encoding DNA repair protein XRCC1 isoform X4; this encodes MPRVKIDYVVSMSSEDPENPANNLLSWEINKKKWLCKTGETSCSVVLQLTKAVQIESITIGTYHTSMLEVLVGSSEKPNETFEVLVPSCVLCSPREARGAPVERVKSFTRDELTSVRQRRWDRLRLVCSQPYNRHCKYGISFVHIFEPESPTLSGHTALSISRTFRLEELGSEDEEFRPGELFHKHKQDQKTHNSTDAQIRQATSRALNNIGDSSTRLTKTPISKTSNRPSDQSSNYSTREKRSLMYTEDDEQPHQKIDRVIERHGREKQREDGKKKTDQEAKKKKTGSKREESKGDEKNKETKHTDNRTQDQTHTTLMNSTKRKHSQEAPSRAPARPLSSLLSDVVFSISGYVNPRRASVRAAALRMGAHYTPDVTADCTHLICAFPNTPKLRLVRGSVAVVKAEWVEDCLRSGTRLKETTYDTRGGAGGRHQDSERTGDGGGGGRGRCSNGDSAETEHDTDDEIEQVMRRQKRKRLSEEEEEGGEEDRDVMCDTDEEDGEQRREEIDARKCASEAPQYTISSSSASNPAWLWECHTRGRLLPLD